Proteins found in one Hirundo rustica isolate bHirRus1 chromosome 9, bHirRus1.pri.v3, whole genome shotgun sequence genomic segment:
- the LOC120756564 gene encoding proline-rich proteoglycan 2-like — protein MAHAHSVPSLPPQVARAPLSAAAGTRLSRSRARPRGLGGTAPPPRARRDRPPRARRHCPPRGLGGNAPPAGSEAHGPPPPAGSEALPPPPRGLGGTAPPPPAGSDGTAPPLPRGPRRHCPPPPAGSEALSPRGLGGTVPPRARRHCPPRARSQCPPRARRHCPPRAVPQTSGTERRLPARPPPAPRAPLTPAAPRAGGASHRPGKPGQVRQDVRRGAPEPAERQRQAQARAQAPADGARACGEPERSRHGPGAGRHEVTRRHVRCHPLLRLMLLKQTPAHKMNSPGVRGEC, from the coding sequence ATGGCGCACGCGCACAgcgtcccttcccttcccccgcAGGTAGCGCGCGCCCCCCTCTCCGCCGCGGCAGGCACGCGCCTTTCCCGGTCccgggcgcggccccgcgggctCGGAGGCACTGCCCCCCCCCCGCGGGCTCGGAGGGACCGCCCCCCGCGGGCTCGGCGGCACTGCCCCCCCCGCGGGCTCGGCGGCAATGCCCCCCCCGCGGGCTCGGAGGCACatggcccccccccccccgcgggCTCGGAGGcactgcccccccccccccgcgggCTCGGAGGcactgccccccccccccccgcgggCTCGGACGGCActgccccccccctcccccgcgGGCCTCGGAGGcactgcccccccccccccgcgggCTCGGAGGCACTGTCCCCCCGCGGGCTCGGAGGCACTGTCCCCCCGCGGGCTCGGAGGCACTGCCCCCCGCGGGCTCGGAGTCAATGCCCCCCGCGGGCTCGGAGGCACTGCCCCCCGCGGGCGGTTCCCCAAACGTCGGGCACAGAACGCCGGCTGccagcgcggccgccgcccgccccccggGCTCCCCTCacccccgccgcgccgcgcgcGGGCGGCGCTTCCCACAGGCCTGGGAAACCAGGTCAGGTGCGACAGGATGTGCGCCGGGGCGCTCCCGAGCCAGCggagaggcagaggcaggctcAGGCTCGGGCTCAGGCTCCTGCGGACGGTGCCAGGGCGTGCGGGGAGCCTGAGCGCAGCCGGCACGGCCCGGGGGCGGGAAGGCACGAGGTGACGAGAAGACACGTTCGGTGCCATCCTCTCCTCAGATTAATGCTGCTGAAGCAAACCCCGGCTCACAAAATGAATTCTCCCGGAGTCAGGGGAGAATGTTAA